CCTTGGTAGTGTTGTTTTCTTTGATTCTTGCCCGATTATCGAGCTTCACAAACCGCTTTAGGTCTTCATAAGGGAGAGTTTCTATATTTTTCCTTCTAAGCTCACTCAAAGCCGGTTTCTTGTCCAGAAGGTGCCATAGCCAATCCGGGTATTCAGAGTCGGGTAGTATTTTAGGGTCGGTTCCATCTTTAAGTATGTTTGCCCCGACAACAGTTGTGGATTTGACTTCTTTGCTTAAAGTTGACTGTTTTGGAGCATCAGCAGCGGCCCCACCCTTGCCTTTCTTGGCTTTAGCCCCAGCAGCAAATGTTCTAGAAGATCCTAATCCACCGGTAACAGGGAGATTTCTCAATGACTTGATGCAGTTCATTGCCATATCACCTTCCTGAAAAGTTAGCAACAACTTCTATGTAAATGAAATACAAAAGGTGTTGAAATGCCTTAACGGGTCAATATAACCAGTTCTGATAGATGCTAAAAACAATCCGTGTTGACCCGTTACCACATTGTTTAAGTTATTTCATGTTGCTTGATTTAGTTCAGACAGTAAACAGAGAAGAACCATGTCATGTTTCCATTCAAAGAGAggcaaaattcttatgaaaaggTTCTGCAGTTTAGCTTAACTTGTAAGCAATTTGACTGCATATAAATGCAAACTTGGTTGTAAAAAGCGCAAGGCGAGGCCATAGTGCCCCCGAAGCCGAGGCGCAAACCGAAAGCACATGCATCACATACGTGAGGGCGTGAGGTGAAAGATAATAAATAATATAACTTCTTTTTATCTAACATTTCCCATATGCATCTATCATTGCATAGCCAAAACTTAGATATAGACAGCTTGTATATATGATTTGATACATAAATAACATCTATGTACACCCCTCGCCTCAAGCGGTTAGAAGCACACAGCATAAGCGCTTTTGAAAACCAAGACTGCAAATGAGTTAGCCCTTTTTCCAACTTCTACATACCCTAGAACAACATTTTATAAACTACATTTCACTAATGGGCCAATAAAAATCCAAGAACCTAGTTCAGCTACAATTGCACATAAAAAAATCAGAAGATACAACATCTATTGACagtagaggtggcaaaatggatGGGTTGGATTGGATTGGTTGCTGGGTcaggatgggtttgggttagaatgggtttagGTCAAGATGGGTAAAAGAAAGAAGAAGGTCAGGATGAGTTCGGGTCAGGATGGGTTTGGGTCAAGATGGGTTGAGAATaaatcaataataataaaaactgaaaaaaaattaaaaaaataaaaaaaattataaagaacgaaaaaaattaaaaaaggaaaaaaataaaaaaaataaaaagttaaaaaaacgATCTGCACTTTTCCTGCATAACATACCTGATGTTATGATGTACCTTCGATCTCTGTTTGATGACTCTACTACTAAATTTATTGATAACCAGTGTGCTATGTAGTTTATAAAATGTATATCGCTACAGCAACAATCCAAACTTTCTCTTTTATTACACTTGAATACTTTCTTGATGCTCCTCAGTGCCGGACCCGTTTGACGTGTTTCGTTGTTCCCGTAGACTATTTTCGCATCAATTGTGTATATAGTGCATATATAGGAATTAAAGAAAGACTTAATTATGCAGTATTTGTGTACAATGTGTGACACAATCCAGGATATCTGTTTTATAAGATAAGAAACTATTGTGTATCTATTTCAACCCGAATGCGACATGCTTCCATCCGTAATAATCATAtggaaaaagacaaaaataaatgATGAAAGTGGCAAAATAATAATCTGGATCCATTCACAGAGTCATTTTCATTTTTGGGGTCTAATTTTATATGAAAGGAATAAGTATGCAGTATGCAGCACAAAATGTAATTCCTATTGCTTATTCTGAAGTTACCAGCAAGCAAACAGATGATAATAATTATACAACAACTAAACATTGATGATTTCTCATTCAAGAGTCTGTTAGCAATGTGAATCCATCAGACGAAACAACATCTAATTCGTAGTTTCAAACCAACACAACCCAAATACAATCTGTAAGCTAAAACCCCACAATAAAACAAAGCAAGACAAACTAACAAATCCACACGACAAAGCGAAAAAGAAACCAAATTTAGGATCTTAATGTGATCCCATCATACTAACCAACACCAACACTCGAACAGTAACTCCATTTTCAACCATCAACAAAAGTTAGAGGGCAAAACAAGACCAGAACATGTAGAAACTTGCTTAAAGCAACAACCACATTAACCTCAATCAATCATACCAGTTTCCCAAAACAAGAATCCAAGTATCCAACAACTCGGCAATGTGAATCCATCAAACAAGACAACATACAACTCAAACGACATCTAAATCGTCATGAATATTCCTAACTAGGGTTTCGATGTGTATTTGAAATTGAACAATTAAGAAGAAGTTTAGAATGCATAGTGAATTTATAGAAAATAAATCTACCAAAAGTGAAATTCATACCTTTCAAttgataaacaagtgtagaataGATTGATTGTTAATAGGTTGAGAGCGTACTGGTAGAGTAGAGTAGAAAAGATGAGATCGTAGATGAGTTGTTGTTAGGGTAAAAAAGATAATGGCCCATCATCCTGACCCATTCTCTTTTAATTCTGATTTTCTTATTACCCATCTAGACCcattaataataattttaatcaaccCAAAATGACCCAGCAAGCAGCTTAAAATTAAAGTCCAAATTTAGGTATTTGGGTAGAAATTATTTGACAGATTAAAATTTCATCTAAATCAACAAAAGCACAACCAATTGTAACAGAAATACTTAATGTTAATCCGTCAGTCATCAGCAATGAAAGTTGATAACATAAAACAAAATGTTGTATTTCATCAGGGTGCATTATATATCGATAAAGTAAACATCAGGGTGCATTATTTTCTTCGTGCTTGAAATGACGGATTTCTGAGGTAAACCCGTAGATGCATGCATATAGTAAGTATCAAAGGAAAGGAAAATCTTTTGAACAACAAAAAAGTTACGACAAATGAGTCTCGATCATAGTCACATAATTCGCTGGTCATGGCATGATTTTCGTTTTGGTTCGTCCGATCCAATTCGCGGTACGAACAGGATCCGGGTTCGCAAGGGATCGCGTTTCCGAATGGCAACAATTCAAATGTAATAGAGAAGAAATGGTGGCTAATCGAAGCTTacctgcttgcttgcttgctgGCTGATTGAACCTTCCCTtccctccctccctccctccctGCTGAATCGTAAAATGAATGAAAGAAGATCTCTCAGTCGGCTGTTTGTTTTTTAGGTTTGGAAGATGGAGGAGATAGACAAGAGGACGACGTTTAGGgttgttttaatttttattttaactggTGGCGGGCATTCGGTTGCTAGAAACTTGATTTAGGACGGTATTCCAATGGAAAGAGAAAACCAGAAAAATCGTGATAAACCAATAATTATCAAAAACAGTAAAACAATTATGATTTTATATATCTAAAAATTAATTTTTACGAtgttccttttttttttaattttaccaTACTCCTATGAAACTAAATCTTGGTTTATATAATTTGCAAAATATATGTAATAACACTTAACTATAATAATAACATGATTTTGTAAGGTTGAAAGGGTAAAAGGCAAAACAAAAAAGACCATAGGCTACATTTGTAAATATCAACAAACACTCAACCCAAATTCCCTATACAACGCATATGATGATATTCTCGTAAATAATCTGAAAAAGGGAAAATAGTCAAAGAAAGTTGACCGAGCACTATTCATCCGAATGTgatgaattaatatatatattatatagagagaaagtataatgtacttcaaggcttaacctacattaacatacatgacaaaaaatataacgtgcgttattatcatagaacgtgcgtgattatagtctcatgcgtgattatgtggtcccatgcgtgattatgtggtcccatgtggtcccatgcgtgattatgtggtcccatgcgtgattatacccctgatccaacggttactattgtctcctacgtgatgtatgataaggctttttgtatgttaaccttactctatatatatatatatatatatgaattttatttctatttttattttaaatatatatttaatctaTTTTTACCTAGCATAGTTAAATTATTTtgagtattttttttatttactctATCTTTGTTGTTAACATGATTTTTAttttgagtgaatttcaaggattgctctttatctttatacccattttcatgcgttgtcttttatgtttaaaattgacgatttttgtcctttatgttttcatatcataggtgagttcactgctctttcaTAAGCATGCGTCTAGTGgggacaaacaaacaaacttacatCCCTGTAGGGGATACTTGACACACTTTTATCCCTAGAGGGAATACGCTATAACtgttgatgttggataatacactcaaaactatcaccttaagtcccatcttacTACCGAACTAGTTTATTGaagggcaacggggttattagttgatagcgctattaggtttagcACCCTTACGACGTATCTGGacaggacgggcgtgaactaatgaccttaaccaCTCGACCAATGTTGATaggcattggggaagggcaaacaaCAGACGTTttgcggtatcgagttattatcaacatgctTTGAAACTAAACACTTGGCAACTAAACGTTttacaaaactgtgaactcgctagcTTTATATTAATAcactttttctgcatgcttgtaggtcgatAGGTATTTGATGTGGGACTTGCAGTCTGGggagctggagtggtcatggggcGTGACTAGTGTAAAGACAAGGAGTATTGATTGTTTTTACATACTTTGGATTTGAATTACTAAAACAacgaattatgcttccgctgaacttaaacatgttttgaacaaatgttttgaattttctaATTACATTGAATGTGAATTTTTATTTATTGTATTatgttagttcaatgtgattagtggctggatcctggtacaTCACACGCCTTGCGGTGAAGAAGATTGTTGAGTTGGAAGAATCACATGCTAATACCTAGAGGGACTTCACGAGATCATTGAAAGATAGCTAAAGGGCcttaatacacacacacacacacacatataaactGGTGGGTGGTGTACGGACAATGGTGGTGGCGGTTAGGGATGAGCTTTTTTTTCCCAAATACTCGTACTCGTACCCGTACCGTACCTGTACCAGTACCAATTTTAGGTATTTGGTACATATATCAGTACTCAGTTTTATACAGACCTTTAAAAGttttttatattatgttttatCTCGTGTTATGGTATTTATAGTACTTGTATTGATTTTACCTATACGGTACCCGTATTATATTGGTACTCGTACCAATTCTACATATTTGGCACCCGTACTATATTGGTACTCATGTCAACTTTACCTATTTAGTACCCCGTACAAGTGCttaaaaagtatataaaaacaaaatggtaccaaAGCGGGTACTATATCGAAAATACTCGTACCCGTACGGTACCTATGTATTTGGTACGGTATTTGGTACccagttttgttcaaattcgATATCAGTATTTTCAGTACCTGTACCGGTATGGGTACGATACCAATCCCATCCCTAGTGGCGGTGGTAATGGGAGGTGGACGTGGATGATGGGTGGTGGTGTTGGACgggggtggtggacggtggtgatggtgatgttgatggacggtggtggtgttTAAGTCTCTACAAACTTTAGAAGATCTTAAAAGTGGTTGGTCTAAGTATGCACCAACAAGAGCTCGCGAAAATGTTTTCTAATGAAACATAtttgaaaaaacaaacagtctgcagaTCGCATTATCTGTGTGGAATATACAAAAGAGCCTATGCaaatattttttagaaaaacaaacaccatCTTAAAATAAGATGTAGATAAAAACTAATGTTTATTTAAGAACACACTAAGATTGAAAAACCCGATTAATGTACAGGAAAACAAAGACTCAACCGAAAATATAACTCAAGACAAATGTTTGACTCTCTATTATAAACTTTAAGATTAAGAAAGAAATTGTATCTTTAAGAGTTAAAAGTTAGCATTTATGAGAGATACATAGTGTTTTGACATGTATAAGGTTAACACTACGCATGGGATAACAAGAATTCGTGCGTTAATCGTAATAAATATGTTTAGAATACTTATGTATTATTGAAAAAGTATGTTTATAAGTTACAGTAACTTTCGGGTCATTGAAACTACAAGAATCGGCAAGTAGATCAACTTACGCGATTTCAACACGTAGCGCGTGTGCGAGACATTTAATTCCATATCAGCAAAATACTAATATTTTGAgcataaaaataattattttaatttataaactAATTTGTATTGAAATTTATGCGAGAAAATGAGAATTCTGATGCAAGAACAAGCTGGAACGGAGTTGTGTCCAGACAATGGTGGGCTGAAGAAGGATGAGCTTGACTGATGGGCTTCAAAGTTCAAACCCACTCCACCAAAACTTAGGTATATAAACCCTTATATACCTCAACATCATTCATTATTCACAAACATTTTATCTCTCTGCCTCATTTCTCTCTAACCTCTCTCTACATTCTCTCTCTATAACACAAGATTCGTCGACCAGAATCCAGCCACCACACTTTGTCTGCTAATTTCGACGTTCCGAACACCATGGTGAGGTCCATTTTCTCTAATTCAGAGCGGTTTGTGCCGTAGAGAAACTTTGAAGATAATCCGACCAATTTCTATcaagtttgttttcaagttttctCTTCATGTATGTCAAGATCTTGCTTTGAAGGATGTTGGTATTGCTTATCCAAACTATGTCAAGATCTTGGTTTTAAGAACCTCCAACTTATTTATAGTTAACTTCAAAATGTACATCATACCATATTATATGGTAAATCGTACCGAAGCGATCCGAAATGAGTCTACCCCCGATCGTACCGAATTTTAGAGACCTAGCGAATTGCGACCCCGTTTCACGTTCCCGTACCGGAGCGTACCACAAACCATGTGACTATGGTCTCGATCCTGTCACACCAAAAATACCGGCAAGGTAATCAGGACAGGTCTCCGATAAGCAGCAACCGTAAAAGCTATATTGACGGTAACTTAAAGCTATACTAAGTTATGGAATCTTTGAAGGTTTCCTCAAAGAGTATTTTGGATAACATATACAGACTACTACGAGGAGTAAGCATTTAACTGATGCATATATATCATAAACAAAAGATCATACAAGTATCGAAACAAAAAGATTTGCAATTGGAGTGACATATATAATGAATACTAACAAAAAATTGAATGATTATTGGATTATCATCATACATAAATATAAGAATTCAACTATCACATCTTGTTAGAATCAAAGGACAAGGATAGGTAAAGGTACTGGAAGTTTACCTCAAAAAACTAGAAATTGGAATAATCTGGAAGTGAACAAGCCTTAGCTAGATCCGCCCCTGCCGATACGCAACCCTGAATAGCAATAGCACTTACCAATGAGATGACTGACGAGAGAGTAAACAAGGAGGAAAGCTCAGCTAGGGTTTTTTCTCGCTTCGGGTCGTGTGGAACTGTGGatcattttttttttcggttACCCGTATTAGTTatgggtttttttttaattaatagcTAAAAAAATTCACTTCAATTTTATTACAGTGTAAAGAAGCAACTATTTTATGCTAAGTTTGGggagtttaaaaaaaattgatttttcacttttaacccaaatatttcatattttgtattttaacccttttgatttttttacttttaattcaaagtttttcatcttttataatttaacacaacactttattatttacaactttggtcccccatactttttatctttcgcaagtttttcgttttacgtttcgttctaaattttacgagttaacatgttgtagcgtgcatgtgagattcaacgttttttgctctattttttcatatttgacagacccgtcacaacgcgtccattttttcccttttgaaaagttcgccgcaatgggcgggtcctagatcgactaagttattattttctacgttttacgtttctggttaatttctttGCATCaacacactgtaacgggtgtgcgtggtttcaacgattttagtctgcTTTTCATTTAATGTatgttttaccattttatctattttatttttatgatgttgagagtcgatgtcgttgtggcattggtgtacttggcacggttttacgaacgtttttaacctattaattttttttactaatattttgtttcggtttacccctatacttcctttacttaaaaactattttttacgtgcgTATTTGATGTACGGGTATGTATAATTATGATTTGTTATACATTACgatgtaaattttttttatagACGAATCAGGTCAAATaaaatacgttttcgtttaaagaaaccatttttacgcgcatatttttatgtacgttttgttataaattcaagttgttctacgtttccatgtaaactttttttttttggaaatgattcaggtcaaatataatatgttttcgtgtttattttatgtacgtttcgtaaaatttgtttcgaaccgagtggagttaaattatggtttctttttctccctgTTTTTCGAAAACTCTAATTAATCCttttcgattacatgtgcatattttccttcatacccgttacgttttctatgtatgagttaggtcacatataatacgttatgattgttcgatatgaatttgatttactttacttttgatccaatcacaatcgCTAGTGGTGATGATTGGAGTATGCACATAAAGAAACCCGTGCTTCTGGAAGAACGTGTGAGTTGCATAAGCCAGCGCATTACGGATACGAGCAATAGCTGAAATCTGAAACGGTAACAACAAAGGTTACGATCGATGATGCCTTAAAAGATATAATAATCTGCCAATATAAACATCAGAGACTCCTCATATATTTCAAACCTAGCCAAATAAGATAAGAACTACAACTAGAAAGTAAAAAGATTAAACACTACATGAATATAAACATTTCTGGTACTGTTTTACAAAGGCTTGTAAATGAACCAAACCGTTCGACAGAGAGTACGTTTATATtgatttatttaataaacgaattAATACAAACAAagttttttgttcatttaattaagcGAACGAAAACACATGTTTCGTTTGTTAATTTGAGTCTGTGAACATccatttatgttcgtttaaatATGATACAAAAGCGctctctgtgtgtgtgtgtgtatgttatatttatttaatacaaAAGTTCATTTATATTTGTTCATTTGTattcgtttgtgttcatgaa
Above is a window of Helianthus annuus cultivar XRQ/B chromosome 14, HanXRQr2.0-SUNRISE, whole genome shotgun sequence DNA encoding:
- the LOC110940997 gene encoding 54S ribosomal protein L37, mitochondrial-like; this encodes MAMNCIKSLRNLPVTGGLGSSRTFAAGAKAKKGKGGAAADAPKQSTLSKEVKSTTVVGANILKDGTDPKILPDSEYPDWLWHLLDKKPALSELRRKNIETLPYEDLKRFVKLDNRARIKENNTTKAKN